The Mercurialis annua linkage group LG8, ddMerAnnu1.2, whole genome shotgun sequence genome window below encodes:
- the LOC126659505 gene encoding ervatamin-B-like, with the protein MNIFATFVSITLLSSYLCTSDSSSDISKVFETWCKEHGKTYGSAEEKLQRLQVFEDNFKYVKQHNSKGNTSYSLGLNAFADLTDHEFKASYLGGANISAASLGGGDLELPFPDYANGYSFPASVDWRQKGAVTGVKNQGSCNVCWAFSAGAAIESINKIAGGSLVEVSEQELVDCVKSTPRCENGWMDPAFEFVIKNRGIDTLQDYPYLAKPTASCKVAKRVVTIDGYTKVPKNNELALLTAVSYQPVSATICVDSPEFKLYNKGVYTGPCTACHSHAVALVGYGSENGKDYWIAKNSWGKKWGRDGYMYLQRNTRDAKGVCGINMFASYPVKKKIISNPLVSSI; encoded by the exons atgaatatttttgcAACATTTGTGTCGATCACTCTCCTTTCATCTTACCTATGCACTTCGGATTCTTCTTCGGACATCTCCAAGGTGTTCGAAACATGGTGCAAAGAACACGGGAAAACATACGGCTCAGCGGAAGAGAAGTTGCAGAGGCTGCAGGTGTTTGAGGACAACTTCAAATATGTGAAGCAACATAACAGTAAAGGCAACACTTCTTATAGCCTTGGTCTGAATGCATTTGCTGATCTGACCGACCACGAGTTCAAAGCGTCCTACTTGGGTGGGGCTAACATTTCAGCTGCCTCTCTTGGTGGTGGTGATCTAGAGTTACCATTTCCTGATTATGCGAACGGATATTCTTTTCCTGCATCCGTTGATTGGAGACAGAAAGGGGCTGTGACTGGGGTCAAAAATCAAGGGAGTTGCA ATGTTTGCTGGGCATTCTCAGCGGGAGCAGCTATCGAAAGCATAAACAAGATAGCGGGCGGAAGCCTGGTGGAGGTATCCGAGCAGGAGCTGGTTGATTGTGTTAAATCGACTCCTCGTTGTGAGAACGGGTGGATGGACCCTGCATTCGAGTTTGTTATAAAAAACCGCGGCATTGACACTCTCCAAGATTATCCATATCTGGCTAAGCCAACGGCCTCTTGCAAGGTGGCCAAACGCGTCGTCACCATCGATGGATACACAAAGGTCCCCAAGAATAATGAGCTAGCACTGCTAACAGCTGTTTCTTATCAGCCTGTAAGTGCGACTATATGCGTCGATTCTCCAGAGTTTAAGTTGTACAACAAGGGTGTTTACACTGGACCATGTACGGCTTGCCACAGTCATGCTGTAGCGCTCGTAGGGTATGGATCCGAAAACGGAAAAGATTATTGGATTGCAAAGAACTCATGGGGCAAGAAATGGGGACGAGACGGTTATATGTACCTCCAACGCAACACTCGCGATGCGAAAGGCGTCTGTGGTATCAACATGTTCGCTTCCTATCCAGTCAAGAAGAAGATTATCTCTAATCCTTTGGTTTCATCTATTTGA
- the LOC126661839 gene encoding uncharacterized protein LOC126661839 produces MMGKVIRKVTNKRVQAFKVDIGLHNKKETTTTTMAIIKRAQGGLPSTTESNPREQLKAVELKSEKTLEKANDKRPRIKKDEPIVVEDITCSSKELPRVSEEVVIEAEESYVRPPSPSPFAPKVPFPGKLKKVPDTQKFHKFLEIFKKLQINHSLADALREIPLYSKFIKDIIMNKRSWVKDGTIFLQKSCSSIIQSVLPTKLKDIGSFTIP; encoded by the exons ATGATGGGCAAGGTAATACGCAAGGTCACAAATAAGCGGGTCCAAGCTTTCAAGGTGGACATAGGCCTCCACAACAAAAAAGAAACTACCACCACAACAATGGCAATAATTAAG AGAGCTCAAGGCGGTTTACCTTCAACCACGGAATCTAATCCGAGGGAACAACTCAAAGCGGTTGAGCTTAAGAGTGAGAAGACACTTGAGAAGGCTAATGATAAGAGGCCAAGAATTAAAAAAGATGAGCCTATTGTTGTTGAAGACATTACATGCTCTAGCAAAGAATTGCCAAGGGTTAGTGAGGAGGTAGTTATTGAAGCTGAGGAGTCATATGTGAGACCACCTTCACCTTCTCCATTTGCACCTAAGGTACCCTTTCCAGGTAAATTGAAGAAAGTGCCCGATACtcaaaaatttcacaagttcTTGGAGATATTCAAGAAGCTCCAAATCAACCATAGCCTTGCGGATGCCTTGAGGGAGATTCCCCTATATTCTAAGTTCATCAAGGACATTATCATGAACAAGAGGAGTTGGGTGAAAGATGGCACTATCTTTCTACAGAAAAGTTGTAGCTCCATCATACAAAGTGTTTTGCCAACAAAACTAAAAGATATAGGGAGTTTTACTATTCCTTGA